TACGTGCTCGAGCGGGCCGACAAGATCTGGGAGGAGCGGTTGCTCGACGACACCGGGTTCGGGTCGAAGCTCCCCAACCCGCCGTCGACCTACATGAAGAGCAACGTCTGGTACTGCATCTTCGACGACGAGACGGCCATGGCCAACCGCGACGTCATCGGCATCGACCGGCTCACCTTCGAGGTGGACTACCCCCACGCCGACTCGACCTTCCCGCACTCCAAGGACGTGGCCGAGCGCATCGCCGCCAAGGCCGGCCTCAACGACCACGAGATCCAGCGTTTCTTCCGCGCCAACGCCATCGACCTGTACCACCTCGACCGCTACCACGGCATCACCGAGTAGCGCCGGGCCCGGCCGGCCCGCCGTCGGGTGCACCCGAACGCGACCCGGGTTGCACCCTCCCCGGCGCGGCCCACCCGGGACACTCCTCCTCTGCGAGGAGGGAGGACGGATGCGCACCAAGTGGTCGACGAGCAGGACCGAGGCCTTCAGCGACGGCGTGCTGGCCATCGCCATCACCCTGCTCGTCCTCGAGCTGTCGGTCCCGGCCGAGGACTTCTCCAACCTCTGGCGGGGCATCGCCGCGCAGTGGCCCTCCTACCTCGCCTATGTCACCAGCTTCCTGACCATCGGGGGGATCTGGCTCGCCCACCACGGGATCTTCGCCCGGCTGGCCTTCGTCAATCGGCGTCTGGTCCAGTTGAACCTGCTGCTGTTGATGACCGTCAGCTTCCTGCCGTTCCCGACGAAGTTGGTGGCCGAATCGATCGTCGAACCCGATGCCGAGCGGGCCGCCGTCGTGTTCTACGGGCTCGTGCTGCTCGTGATCTCGGTGATCTCCGCGGCGATGTGGCGCGTCGTCGCCGCCGACCCGGAGCTCCTCGAGCCGGAGGTCGAACCCGAGGAGGTGAAGCTGCTCGCCCGCAACGCCGCGCCTCGTCTCGGGTTCTACGTCGTGGTGATCCTGCTGGCTGTCCTCGCACCCCAGGTGGCGGCGTTCGGCTACCTGGCCATCGCGTTGAGCGTGGTGTTGACCGCCCGGGGCGGTGACCCGGAGGCTGGCCTGCGACGCGAGTCCCCTCGTCGCCGCTGGCGGCGCGGCGGCGAGACACCGGCGGACTGACCTCCCCGTCGGACCTGCGCGGGAGAACGGTCGTCAGAGGGTCGATGCAGCGCCCCCGAGGAATCACCGCGCCGCTCGTTCCCTGGCCACTAGCCTTTCCCGCGTTCCACTGCAGTCGTCGCGCCTGAGAGAGGTCGTCACATGAGAGCGAAGAAGATCTGGTCGACAGGAGCTGCGTTGACGTTGGGGGTGAGCGGGCTCGTCCTCGCCGCCCCGGGCGTTGCCGGTGCCGAACCCGTCTCGGTGGACTTCGCCTTCACCGGCGTTGCAGAGGAGTGGGTGGTCCCCGACGGCATCTGCTCGGTCACCGTCGTCGCCGAGGGCGCGCAGGGCGGCGGCCCCGCGGAGTCCTCTGCGGTGACGGGTGGCCTCGGCGGCCGTACGACCGCGATCCTGACGGTCAGTCCGGGCGAGTCGTTGCTCGTCACCGTCGGCGGTGAGGGCGGCGAGTCCGACCTGAACACCGGGCCCGGGGCAGGAGGCTTCAACGGCGGGGCCGACGGCGGATTCCCCGCCCTCGACGGGAACGACGGTGGAGGGGGCGGTGGGGGCGCCACCGACGTCCGCCAGGGCGGTGACGGGCTCGACGCCCGGGTGGTGGTCGCCGGCGGCGGTGGCGGCGCCGGGGGTGACTTCGACGACGGAGCCGGCTCGGGTGGTGGTGGCGGCGGTCTCGAAGGTGTGGCCGGCTCCGACGGCACGAGCGGTGACAACGACGGCCAGGGCGGCGGCGGCGGGACCCAGGGCGCCGGCGGCGCCGGCGGCGTCCTTCCCCCTGGCTTCGGCCCCGGTGGTGACGGCACCTTCGGCATCGGCGGCGAGGGCGGCGGCGACGACGTCGAGAGCGCCAACGACGGTGGCGGCGGTGGGGGCGGCGGCTGGTACGGCGGTGGCGGTGGCGCCGGCGACGGCGACGAGGAAGGCGCGGCCGGTGGTGGTGGCGGCGGCTCCGGCTTCGGCCCGAGCGACGCCACGTTCGAGACCGCCGTGGTGAGCGGCGACGGCGCCCTGAGCATCACGTACGATCCCCAGGCCGGGGGCTGTGAGGACCCCGCCCCTCCGGCGCCCCCGACGACGCCGGCCCCGGCGGCACAGGCGACGGTGGCGACGCCCCGCTTCACCGGCTGAGCCCCGCAGCGTTCCGAACGAGAGCCCGACGAGTCGGAGGCCCGCTCAGAGCGGGCCTCCGGCGCGTCCCGGGCCGATGTCGTTGACCCGCTCAACTACTCTGCGGGAACCCGGGCCGTGGGGACCCGGACACGCGAGGGGGATCCCATGGGACGGTTGCAGGACAGGGTGGCGGTCATCACCGGCGCCGGGGACGGCATCGGCCAC
This is a stretch of genomic DNA from Acidimicrobiales bacterium. It encodes these proteins:
- a CDS encoding TMEM175 family protein; its protein translation is MRTKWSTSRTEAFSDGVLAIAITLLVLELSVPAEDFSNLWRGIAAQWPSYLAYVTSFLTIGGIWLAHHGIFARLAFVNRRLVQLNLLLLMTVSFLPFPTKLVAESIVEPDAERAAVVFYGLVLLVISVISAAMWRVVAADPELLEPEVEPEEVKLLARNAAPRLGFYVVVILLAVLAPQVAAFGYLAIALSVVLTARGGDPEAGLRRESPRRRWRRGGETPAD
- a CDS encoding glycine-rich protein; translated protein: MRAKKIWSTGAALTLGVSGLVLAAPGVAGAEPVSVDFAFTGVAEEWVVPDGICSVTVVAEGAQGGGPAESSAVTGGLGGRTTAILTVSPGESLLVTVGGEGGESDLNTGPGAGGFNGGADGGFPALDGNDGGGGGGGATDVRQGGDGLDARVVVAGGGGGAGGDFDDGAGSGGGGGGLEGVAGSDGTSGDNDGQGGGGGTQGAGGAGGVLPPGFGPGGDGTFGIGGEGGGDDVESANDGGGGGGGGWYGGGGGAGDGDEEGAAGGGGGGSGFGPSDATFETAVVSGDGALSITYDPQAGGCEDPAPPAPPTTPAPAAQATVATPRFTG